The following proteins are encoded in a genomic region of Rubrobacter xylanophilus DSM 9941:
- a CDS encoding asparaginase codes for MVLSKVVVLSLGGTISSIPSSGPGVVPRLTGKDLVESVPQVAEVAEVEAESLRQMPSSDLTLEDLTEVALEVKERIDGGASGVVITQGTDSIEETAFAMDLLVQGDAPVVVTGAMRNPTLPGADGPANLLASVRVAASRAARGLGALVVMNDEIHAARFVKKTHTQSPSTFQSPSTGPIGWVSEGDVRVALRLPARHVLGMPPDGAGHSVALLKLALGEDGRLLPAVRQAGYAGLVVEAFGGGHVPSGMVGALEQLASEMPVVLASRTGSGDVLRRTYGFAGSEMDLLSRGLIWGGMLDGLKARLLLTFLLRHGKDREEIRAAFEKWYI; via the coding sequence ATGGTGCTCTCAAAAGTGGTGGTGCTGTCTTTGGGCGGGACTATCTCTTCGATACCGAGCTCCGGCCCGGGGGTGGTGCCGAGGTTGACGGGTAAAGACCTGGTGGAGAGCGTTCCGCAGGTTGCGGAGGTGGCGGAGGTCGAGGCGGAGTCGCTGCGCCAGATGCCGAGCTCGGATCTCACGCTCGAGGATCTCACAGAAGTAGCTCTTGAGGTGAAGGAGAGGATCGATGGCGGGGCCAGCGGCGTGGTCATCACCCAGGGCACCGACTCCATAGAAGAGACCGCCTTCGCGATGGACCTGCTCGTGCAGGGGGATGCGCCGGTGGTGGTGACCGGCGCCATGCGCAACCCCACGCTGCCCGGGGCCGACGGCCCGGCCAACCTGCTGGCCTCCGTGCGGGTCGCCGCTAGCCGCGCCGCGAGGGGGCTGGGCGCTCTCGTCGTGATGAACGACGAGATCCATGCCGCCCGCTTCGTCAAAAAGACCCATACCCAGAGCCCCTCCACTTTCCAGTCCCCTTCGACCGGTCCGATAGGGTGGGTCTCCGAGGGAGATGTGCGGGTGGCGCTGCGGCTCCCCGCACGGCACGTGCTGGGCATGCCCCCCGACGGGGCCGGCCATTCCGTGGCCCTCCTCAAGCTGGCCCTTGGTGAGGACGGAAGGCTCCTCCCCGCCGTGAGACAGGCCGGATATGCGGGGCTCGTCGTGGAGGCCTTCGGCGGGGGGCACGTCCCCTCGGGGATGGTCGGTGCCCTGGAGCAGCTCGCCTCGGAGATGCCCGTCGTGCTCGCCTCGCGCACCGGGAGCGGCGACGTGCTCAGGAGGACGTACGGCTTCGCCGGCTCGGAGATGGACCTCCTCTCTCGCGGCCTCATCTGGGGCGGCATGCTGGACGGGCTCAAGGCCCGGCTGCTGCTCACCTTCCTGTTGCGCCACGGAAAAGACCGCGAGGAGATCCGGGCTGCTTTCGAGAAGTGGTACATCTAG
- a CDS encoding polysaccharide deacetylase family protein, which produces MAEKEIFCSIGIDIDAVAGWLGSYGGEDSPDDISRGMFAGEIGTMRLLKLFEKYDLRTTWFIPGHSIETFPEQTKRIVDAGHEVGSHGYSHENPVAMTPQQEREVLERCVELIEKVTGRRPVGNVAPWWEVSNATNQLLLEFGYKYDHSLQHRDFTPYYARVGDRWTKIDYSKPAREWMKPLERGEEIDLVKIGGNWYLDDLPPMMFIKASPNSHGFVNPRDIEQLWRDQFDWVYREMDYATYCLTIHPDVSGRPQVLLMLERLIDYINGHRGVRWVTMEEIADDFVRRFPRNKPNHDPGLNMYGIETTETGEPVSASS; this is translated from the coding sequence ATGGCCGAAAAGGAGATCTTCTGCTCCATAGGGATCGACATCGACGCGGTGGCCGGGTGGCTCGGCTCCTACGGGGGCGAGGACTCTCCGGACGACATCTCGCGCGGCATGTTCGCTGGCGAGATCGGGACGATGCGGCTGCTCAAGCTGTTCGAGAAGTACGACCTCAGGACCACGTGGTTCATCCCCGGGCACTCCATCGAGACCTTCCCGGAGCAGACGAAGCGGATCGTCGACGCGGGGCACGAGGTGGGGAGCCACGGCTACTCGCACGAGAACCCGGTGGCGATGACGCCGCAGCAGGAGCGCGAGGTGCTCGAGCGGTGCGTGGAGCTGATCGAGAAGGTCACCGGCAGGCGGCCGGTAGGGAACGTCGCCCCCTGGTGGGAGGTCTCCAACGCCACCAACCAGCTCCTGCTGGAGTTCGGCTACAAGTACGACCACAGCCTCCAGCACCGCGACTTCACCCCCTACTACGCGCGGGTCGGCGACAGGTGGACCAAGATCGACTACTCCAAGCCCGCCCGGGAGTGGATGAAGCCGCTCGAGCGGGGGGAGGAGATAGACCTGGTGAAGATCGGGGGCAACTGGTACCTGGACGACCTGCCCCCGATGATGTTCATCAAGGCCTCGCCCAACTCCCACGGCTTCGTCAACCCGCGGGATATCGAGCAGCTCTGGCGCGACCAGTTCGACTGGGTGTACAGGGAGATGGACTACGCCACCTACTGCCTGACGATCCACCCGGACGTCTCGGGGAGGCCGCAGGTGTTGCTGATGCTGGAGCGCCTCATCGACTACATAAACGGGCACCGGGGCGTCAGGTGGGTGACGATGGAGGAGATCGCCGACGACTTCGTCAGGCGCTTTCCGCGCAACAAGCCCAACCACGACCCGGGGCTGAACATGTACGGGATCGAGACGACGGAGACCGGGGAGCCGGTCAGCGCCTCTTCCTAG
- a CDS encoding CobW family GTP-binding protein, whose product MPIPVTVVTGFLGSGKTTLLSRLLRDPSLRNTAVLVNEFGEVGLDHHLLRPVAERTVLLESGCVCCSEREDLVAALGELLDLHQRGEVPSLDRVVVETTGLADPAPILHTVFSHPVLSHHFAVDLVITTVDAVNGRMQLEASPEATKQVAASDEVVITKTDLAGPGAREDLEGRIRAINPSARILEASFGEVDPQELLSPEARLGERGLPRLQEHDTASTHTVSVTFDGPVDWTAFGIWLSMLLHARGESVLRVKGLLDTGGPGPVVLNGVQHVIHPPEHLESWPDADRNTRVVFITRDIPEERILASLEAFRGLLGASAVPLGRVPT is encoded by the coding sequence ATGCCGATCCCGGTGACGGTCGTAACCGGCTTTCTCGGCAGCGGGAAGACCACCCTGCTCTCGCGCCTCCTGCGGGACCCCTCGCTCCGGAACACCGCCGTGCTCGTCAACGAGTTCGGCGAGGTCGGGCTCGACCATCACCTGCTGAGGCCCGTCGCCGAGAGGACCGTGCTGCTGGAGAGCGGGTGCGTCTGCTGCAGCGAGCGCGAGGATCTGGTGGCGGCGCTCGGGGAGCTTCTGGACCTGCACCAGCGGGGCGAGGTCCCCTCTCTCGACCGCGTGGTCGTAGAGACGACCGGGCTCGCCGACCCCGCCCCCATCCTCCACACGGTCTTCTCCCACCCGGTGCTCTCGCACCACTTCGCGGTCGACCTCGTCATAACCACCGTGGACGCGGTGAACGGGCGGATGCAGCTCGAGGCGAGCCCCGAGGCGACCAAGCAGGTCGCCGCCTCCGACGAGGTCGTCATCACCAAGACCGACCTCGCCGGTCCGGGGGCCAGGGAGGATCTGGAGGGGCGCATCCGGGCCATAAACCCCTCCGCGCGCATCCTCGAGGCCTCCTTCGGGGAGGTGGACCCGCAGGAGCTCCTCTCCCCCGAGGCGCGCCTCGGGGAGAGAGGCCTGCCGCGGCTGCAGGAGCACGACACCGCCTCCACACACACCGTCTCGGTCACCTTCGACGGGCCGGTGGACTGGACGGCGTTCGGGATCTGGCTGTCCATGCTCCTGCACGCCCGCGGCGAGAGCGTGCTGCGGGTCAAGGGGCTCCTGGACACCGGAGGGCCGGGGCCCGTCGTCCTGAACGGCGTCCAGCACGTCATCCACCCCCCGGAGCACCTCGAGAGCTGGCCGGATGCGGACCGCAACACGCGGGTGGTCTTCATCACCCGCGACATCCCGGAGGAGAGGATCCTCGCCTCGCTGGAGGCGTTCCGGGGTCTGCTCGGCGCCTCCGCGGTGCCGCTCGGCCGCGTCCCGACCTGA
- a CDS encoding Zn-dependent hydrolase, producing MDWIPVDLERSARRIERDIETLAGPEYTRSEEAIRRYAYTPEYRNTLDYFIRELEDAGLECSEDPVGNLVARNRPAGERVFGIGSHCDSNRNGGKYDGTMGVAAAVEVCRLNRELGLDLPLQVISFLEEEGSGFGQMVLGSRIVAGRVTEEELMGFRAIDDGRPFFEHAKEAGYEPERWRECARILDDLVGWIELHIEQARVLEDTGKRLGIVDAIAGYVHADIAVRGRSDHAGATPMDLRSDAGLVMAECMLELERLAREAGRGTVGTVGEAELEPNLINAVPGRARFSLDIRGVDEEAFRGVARAIETFAREAAGRRGASAEYSERQSLPVTPLDERVVGALEEAARESGEPYLRMASGAAHDTMCVAERVPAAMVFVPCEGGVSHSPEERADPEDAALGAAVMLNAIRRLVTAG from the coding sequence TTGGACTGGATCCCCGTGGACCTCGAGAGGAGCGCCCGCAGGATAGAGCGCGACATCGAGACGCTCGCCGGGCCGGAGTACACCCGCTCGGAGGAGGCGATAAGGCGCTACGCCTACACCCCCGAGTACCGCAACACCCTCGACTACTTCATCAGGGAACTGGAGGACGCGGGCCTCGAGTGCAGCGAGGACCCGGTGGGGAACCTCGTCGCCCGCAACCGCCCCGCCGGGGAGAGGGTTTTCGGTATTGGATCGCACTGCGACTCCAACCGCAACGGCGGCAAGTACGACGGGACGATGGGGGTCGCCGCCGCGGTCGAGGTGTGCCGGCTGAACAGGGAGCTCGGGCTGGACCTCCCGCTGCAGGTGATCTCCTTTCTCGAGGAGGAGGGCTCGGGCTTCGGGCAGATGGTCCTGGGCAGCCGCATCGTCGCCGGGCGCGTGACGGAAGAGGAGCTTATGGGCTTCCGCGCGATAGACGACGGGCGCCCCTTCTTCGAGCACGCGAAAGAGGCGGGCTACGAGCCGGAGCGGTGGCGCGAGTGCGCGCGCATCCTGGACGATTTGGTGGGCTGGATCGAGCTGCACATAGAGCAGGCCCGCGTCCTCGAGGATACCGGGAAACGCCTCGGCATCGTCGACGCCATAGCGGGCTACGTCCACGCCGACATCGCCGTGCGCGGCCGCAGCGACCACGCCGGGGCCACCCCGATGGACCTCCGCAGCGACGCCGGGCTCGTCATGGCCGAGTGCATGCTCGAGCTGGAGCGGCTCGCGCGGGAGGCGGGCCGGGGGACGGTCGGGACCGTGGGGGAGGCCGAGCTGGAGCCGAACCTGATCAACGCGGTCCCCGGCCGGGCCCGCTTCTCTCTGGACATCCGGGGGGTGGACGAGGAGGCCTTCCGCGGCGTCGCCCGCGCCATAGAGACCTTCGCCCGGGAGGCGGCAGGGAGGCGCGGCGCCTCGGCGGAGTACTCCGAGCGCCAGAGCCTGCCGGTGACGCCCCTGGACGAGCGGGTCGTCGGGGCGCTCGAGGAGGCGGCGAGGGAGAGCGGCGAGCCGTACCTGCGGATGGCATCGGGGGCGGCCCACGACACCATGTGCGTCGCGGAGAGGGTGCCGGCGGCCATGGTCTTCGTCCCCTGCGAGGGCGGGGTGAGCCACTCCCCCGAGGAGAGGGCCGACCCGGAGGACGCCGCGCTCGGGGCCGCGGTCATGCTGAACGCGATAAGGAGGCTCGTGACCGCGGGATAG
- the hydA gene encoding dihydropyrimidinase, which produces MSVLIKGGRIITAADDYVGDIFIEDETVSLIGRSLDVRADKVIDAGGRYVIPGCIDPHTHMEMPFGGTVTCDDFTSGTISAAFGGTTTLVDFCLQQAGQTLPEALETWHEKIERAKPVIDVGFHLAVTDLKEKGTLEDLAKAPEEGVTSYKLFMAYKGAIMVDDETLFRVMQVASETGALVMVHAEHGDSIDVLVKQALAEGKTEPKWHAATRPPITEGEATNRAIQLAHLAGAPLYVVHVSCKEAIDPIARAREADWRAWGETCTQYLFIDESYLEKPNFEGAKYVYTPPPRPKENQEHLWHALSTGVLSVISTDHCPFRFDGQKTLGRDDFSKIPNGGPGVEDRLMMIHNFGVREGRISLNRMVELLSTAPARFFGLYPRKGTIAVGSDADIVIFDPNKKKTISAETHHSNIDYNLYEGTEVTGVPETVLLRGQVLVEDGELLASPGAGRFVRRARFGEELPGAAGERPISVG; this is translated from the coding sequence ATGTCCGTTCTGATAAAAGGCGGCCGCATCATAACCGCCGCAGACGACTACGTGGGGGACATCTTCATCGAGGACGAGACCGTCTCGCTCATCGGGCGCTCGCTGGACGTGCGGGCGGACAAGGTCATAGACGCGGGCGGCAGGTACGTCATCCCCGGCTGCATCGACCCGCACACCCACATGGAGATGCCCTTCGGCGGGACCGTCACCTGCGACGACTTCACCTCCGGCACCATCTCCGCGGCCTTCGGCGGGACGACCACGCTGGTCGACTTCTGCCTGCAGCAGGCCGGGCAGACGCTCCCCGAGGCGCTCGAGACCTGGCACGAGAAGATAGAGCGCGCAAAGCCGGTCATCGACGTGGGCTTCCACCTCGCCGTCACCGACCTTAAGGAGAAGGGGACGCTCGAGGACCTCGCGAAGGCCCCCGAGGAGGGCGTCACCAGCTACAAGCTCTTCATGGCGTACAAGGGTGCGATCATGGTGGACGACGAGACCCTCTTCCGGGTGATGCAGGTCGCCTCCGAGACCGGCGCCCTGGTGATGGTGCACGCCGAGCACGGCGACTCCATAGACGTGCTGGTGAAGCAGGCGCTCGCCGAGGGGAAGACCGAGCCCAAGTGGCACGCCGCGACCCGCCCCCCGATAACCGAAGGGGAGGCGACCAACCGCGCCATCCAGCTCGCCCACCTCGCCGGCGCCCCGCTCTACGTGGTCCACGTCTCGTGCAAGGAGGCCATAGACCCGATAGCCCGCGCGCGGGAGGCCGACTGGCGGGCCTGGGGCGAGACCTGCACCCAGTACCTCTTCATCGACGAGAGCTACCTGGAGAAGCCGAACTTCGAGGGGGCCAAGTACGTCTACACTCCGCCGCCGCGCCCCAAGGAGAACCAGGAGCACCTCTGGCACGCGCTCTCGACGGGCGTGCTCTCGGTGATCTCCACCGACCACTGCCCGTTCAGGTTCGACGGCCAGAAGACCCTCGGCAGGGACGACTTCTCCAAGATCCCCAACGGCGGGCCCGGCGTCGAGGACCGCCTCATGATGATCCACAACTTCGGCGTGAGGGAGGGGCGCATCTCGCTCAACAGGATGGTCGAGCTGCTCTCGACCGCCCCGGCGCGCTTCTTCGGCCTCTACCCGCGCAAGGGGACGATCGCCGTGGGCTCCGACGCCGACATCGTGATCTTCGACCCGAACAAGAAGAAGACCATCTCCGCCGAGACCCACCACTCCAACATCGACTACAACCTCTACGAGGGCACAGAGGTCACCGGCGTCCCGGAGACGGTCCTGCTGCGGGGGCAGGTCCTGGTCGAGGACGGCGAGCTCCTCGCGAGCCCCGGCGCCGGGCGCTTCGTCAGGCGGGCGCGCTTCGGCGAGGAGCTCCCCGGAGCGGCGGGGGAGCGCCCCATCAGCGTGGGGTGA
- a CDS encoding isochorismatase family protein, whose amino-acid sequence MAVADEQTRRVYERARMGGRLGLGERPAVLVVDFSCGFTDPGCPLGADMGAEIEATRRVLEVARGRGFPVIFTTIAFEENLVDGALWVRKVPSLGELRLGSRWVEIDPRLERREEETVIVKKGASAFFGTNLSAILASLGVDSVVLCGATTSGCVRATAVDLLQHGYPALVPRECVGDRAAPPHEANLFDIQAKYADVVSLEEALERLESAGRTREKL is encoded by the coding sequence ATGGCGGTGGCCGACGAGCAGACCCGCCGCGTCTACGAGCGGGCCCGGATGGGAGGGCGCCTCGGGCTGGGGGAGCGCCCGGCCGTCCTCGTCGTGGACTTCAGCTGCGGCTTCACCGACCCCGGGTGCCCCCTCGGGGCGGACATGGGCGCGGAGATAGAGGCCACCCGGCGCGTGCTCGAGGTGGCCCGCGGGAGGGGCTTCCCCGTGATCTTCACCACCATCGCCTTCGAGGAGAACCTCGTCGACGGGGCGCTCTGGGTGAGGAAGGTCCCCTCGCTCGGCGAGCTCAGGCTCGGGAGCCGCTGGGTCGAGATCGACCCCCGCCTCGAACGCCGGGAGGAGGAGACCGTGATCGTCAAGAAGGGCGCCTCGGCGTTCTTCGGGACGAACCTCTCCGCGATCCTCGCCTCCCTCGGGGTGGACTCGGTCGTCCTCTGCGGGGCGACGACGAGCGGCTGCGTGAGGGCCACGGCGGTCGACCTCCTGCAGCACGGGTATCCCGCGCTCGTGCCGCGCGAGTGCGTCGGCGACCGGGCCGCGCCGCCCCACGAGGCCAACCTCTTCGACATCCAGGCCAAGTACGCCGACGTGGTCTCGCTGGAGGAGGCGCTGGAGCGGCTGGAGAGCGCCGGCCGCACCCGGGAGAAGCTGTAA
- a CDS encoding fumarate hydratase — protein sequence MREVPAETIARAVRDLCIEANTCLREDHLSALRRALEQERSELGREVIRQLLENARVACSECVAFCQDTGYAVFFVELGQEVRITGGTLQEAVDEGVRRGYREGYLRKSIVESPLRRRNTGDNTPAIVYCEPVSGEQLRVTMLAKGAGCDNASAIRMLTPAEGLEAMKRFVVETVERAGPNASPPLTVGVGLGGTFEKAAVLAKKALVRSSGEPHPDPEVAALERELLEEINATGIGPAGYGGTVTALAVHVETHPTHIAAFPVAVNIDCHSHRVREARL from the coding sequence ATGCGCGAGGTACCGGCGGAGACCATAGCGCGGGCGGTGCGCGACCTGTGCATCGAGGCGAACACCTGCCTTCGGGAGGACCACCTCTCGGCCCTGCGGCGGGCGCTGGAGCAGGAGCGGTCCGAGCTGGGGCGGGAGGTCATCCGGCAGCTGCTGGAGAACGCCCGGGTGGCCTGCTCGGAGTGCGTGGCCTTCTGCCAGGACACGGGGTACGCCGTCTTCTTCGTGGAGCTGGGGCAGGAGGTCCGCATAACGGGCGGCACGCTGCAGGAGGCCGTGGACGAGGGGGTGCGGCGGGGCTACCGGGAGGGCTACCTCAGGAAGTCCATCGTGGAGAGCCCGCTGCGCCGCAGGAACACCGGGGACAACACCCCGGCCATCGTCTACTGCGAGCCCGTCTCCGGGGAGCAGCTGCGCGTGACCATGCTCGCCAAGGGCGCGGGCTGCGACAACGCGAGCGCCATAAGGATGCTCACCCCGGCGGAGGGGTTGGAGGCGATGAAGCGCTTTGTGGTGGAGACCGTCGAGCGGGCGGGGCCCAACGCCAGCCCGCCGCTCACCGTGGGCGTGGGGCTCGGGGGCACCTTCGAGAAGGCCGCCGTGCTGGCCAAGAAGGCGCTCGTGAGGAGCTCGGGCGAGCCGCACCCGGACCCGGAGGTCGCGGCCCTGGAGAGGGAGCTGCTCGAGGAGATCAACGCCACCGGCATAGGCCCCGCCGGCTACGGCGGGACGGTGACCGCGCTCGCCGTCCACGTCGAGACCCACCCGACCCACATCGCGGCCTTCCCGGTGGCGGTGAACATAGACTGCCACTCCCACCGGGTGCGGGAGGCCAGGCTGTGA
- a CDS encoding Fe-S-containing hydro-lyase → MSGRGRIRLRTPLSPEDIRPLRSGDLVLIGGVLYTARDAAHARMAEALAAGEPLPFDPEGQVIYFVGPAPARPGRPIGPAGPTTASRMDPYSPLLIERGLRGMIGKGRRSLEVRRAMREHGCVYFGAVEGTAALLARRVKEAELVAYEDLGPEAIRRLVVEDFPAVVINDLHGGDLYEEGRARWRRAG, encoded by the coding sequence GTGAGCGGGAGGGGGCGCATCCGGCTGCGGACCCCGCTCTCGCCTGAGGACATAAGGCCGCTCCGGAGCGGGGACCTGGTCCTGATCGGCGGGGTGCTCTACACCGCGCGGGACGCGGCGCACGCCCGGATGGCCGAGGCGCTGGCGGCGGGAGAGCCGCTCCCCTTCGACCCAGAGGGGCAGGTCATCTACTTCGTCGGTCCCGCCCCGGCGCGCCCGGGACGCCCCATAGGCCCCGCCGGGCCCACCACCGCCTCCCGGATGGACCCCTACTCGCCGCTGCTCATCGAGCGGGGGTTGAGGGGCATGATCGGGAAGGGCAGGAGGTCCCTGGAGGTGCGGCGCGCGATGCGCGAGCACGGCTGCGTGTACTTCGGGGCGGTCGAGGGGACGGCGGCGCTGCTGGCCCGGCGGGTGAAGGAGGCCGAGCTGGTGGCCTACGAAGACCTCGGCCCGGAGGCGATCCGCCGGCTCGTGGTGGAGGACTTCCCGGCGGTGGTCATCAACGACCTGCACGGCGGGGACCTCTACGAGGAGGGAAGGGCGCGCTGGCGGCGCGCCGGGTAG